One Setaria italica strain Yugu1 chromosome II, Setaria_italica_v2.0, whole genome shotgun sequence DNA segment encodes these proteins:
- the LOC101764955 gene encoding ethylene-responsive transcription factor ERF086 produces MNTRGSGSSSGGSNQTLMAFSEQKPASGQPQPSPPSSPSERPPAGRGRRRAQEPGRFLGVRRRPWGRYAAEIRDPTTKERHWLGTFDTAQEAALAYDRAALSMKGAQARTNFVYTHAAYNYPPFLAPFHAQAPSSLQYGQHGGAPHIGSYHHHHYQASAGGAGSSSSSGECSAPAAVDRADGTLLMDRNGHDFLFASADDSSGYLSSVVPESCLRPRSSAAAVEDLRRYSDADAYGMGMGLREDVDDLAQMVAGFWGSAGGDADQLCGFPSGGGDMVASSQGSDGYSPFSFLSH; encoded by the coding sequence ATGAACACTCGAggcagtggcagcagcagcggcggcagcaaccAGACCCTCATGGCGTTCTCCGAGCAGAAGCCGGCGTCGGGCCAGCCGCAGCCgtccccgccgtcgtcgccgagcGAGCGGCCGCCAgcggggcgcggccgccggcgcgcgcagGAGCCCGGGCGGTTCCTGGGCGTTCGCCGGCGCCCGTGGGGCCGGTACGCGGCGGAGATCCGCGACCCGACGACCAAGGAGCGGCATTGGCTGGGCACGTTCGACACGGcgcaggaggcggcgctggCCTACGACCGCGCCGCGCTGTCGATGAAGGGTGCGCAGGCGCGCACCAACTTCGTGTACACGCACGCGGCGTACAACTACCCGCCGTTCCTGGCGCCGTTCCACGCGCAGGCGCCGTCGTCCCTGCAGTACGGGCAGCACGGCGGCGCGCCGCACATTGGCtcgtaccaccaccaccactaccaGGCCTCGGCAGGCggcgccggctcctcctcgtcgtcgggggagtgctcggcgccggcggccgtggaTCGCGCCGACGGGACGCTGCTGATGGACCGCAACGGGCACGACTTCCTGTTCGCGAGCGCGGACGACAGCTCCGGGTACCTGAGCAGCGTGGTCCCGGAGAGCTGCCTCCGGCcgcggagcagcgcggcggcggtggaggaccTGCGGCGGTACTCGGACGCGGACGCCTACGGGATGGGGATGGGCCTCCGGGAGGACGTGGACGACCTGGCGCAGATGGTGGCCGGGTTCTggggcagcgccggcggcgacgcggacCAGCTGTGCGGGTTcccgtccggcggcggcgacatggtGGCGTCGTCGCAGGGGTCCGACGGCTACTCGCCCTTCAGCTTCCTCTCCCACTGA
- the LOC101764541 gene encoding nucleolar protein 58 isoform X2, giving the protein MATAGGGDLSDEERRAMRGSKFAPLPPPPSTSRPQPRMAHPGGPLTTNKAAALAKFLERKLQQPDGLDSLNPDLVKLAVKNAKETMKASKGEASTSGRVVRHVSSFEDGSEDSEDEAEVKGIKRKRKNKKVKAHQDDEQQSKKKKKKKNKKKKGKGC; this is encoded by the exons atggcgacggccggcggcggcgacctctcCGATGAGGAGAGGCGGGCGATGCGGGGCAGCAAGTTCGcgccgcttcctccgcctccttccACCTCCCGCCCCCAGCCCAG GATGGCACATCCCGGGGGACCACTAACCACAAACAAGGCTGCTGCCTTAGCGAAATTCCTTGAGAGAAAACTTCAGCAACCCGATGGCTTGGATTCCCTGAACCCTGACCTTGTAAAACTGGCTGTGAAAAATGCAAAGGAAACCATGAAAGCTAGCAAGG GTGAGGCTTCAACTTCAGGAAGAGTAGTACGTCATGTGTCATCATTTGAGGATGGCTCTGAG GATTCTGAAGATGAAGCAGAGGTGAAGGggatcaaaagaaaaaggaagaataaG AAGGTTAAAGCCCATCAAGATGACGAACAACagagcaagaaaaagaagaaaaagaaaaataaaaagaaaaagggcaaaG GTTGCTGA
- the LOC101764541 gene encoding NKAP family protein CG6066 isoform X1, with amino-acid sequence MATAGGGDLSDEERRAMRGSKFAPLPPPPSTSRPQPRMAHPGGPLTTNKAAALAKFLERKLQQPDGLDSLNPDLVKLAVKNAKETMKASKGEASTSGRVVRHVSSFEDGSEQQDSEDEAEVKGIKRKRKNKKVKAHQDDEQQSKKKKKKKNKKKKGKGC; translated from the exons atggcgacggccggcggcggcgacctctcCGATGAGGAGAGGCGGGCGATGCGGGGCAGCAAGTTCGcgccgcttcctccgcctccttccACCTCCCGCCCCCAGCCCAG GATGGCACATCCCGGGGGACCACTAACCACAAACAAGGCTGCTGCCTTAGCGAAATTCCTTGAGAGAAAACTTCAGCAACCCGATGGCTTGGATTCCCTGAACCCTGACCTTGTAAAACTGGCTGTGAAAAATGCAAAGGAAACCATGAAAGCTAGCAAGG GTGAGGCTTCAACTTCAGGAAGAGTAGTACGTCATGTGTCATCATTTGAGGATGGCTCTGAG CAACAGGATTCTGAAGATGAAGCAGAGGTGAAGGggatcaaaagaaaaaggaagaataaG AAGGTTAAAGCCCATCAAGATGACGAACAACagagcaagaaaaagaagaaaaagaaaaataaaaagaaaaagggcaaaG GTTGCTGA